A stretch of Geobacter sp. DNA encodes these proteins:
- a CDS encoding sigma-70 family RNA polymerase sigma factor, which translates to MASDDLIKDFEEEPSGPSEIFLDAEPDSLEFEAEEEAEEAEEEEIKVPEVEHFDDAIKLYLREIQKTKLLTADEEKELAARISRGDKAARDRMIESNLRLVVKIAKRYINRGLPFLDLIEEGNMGLIKAVERFKLSKECRFSTYATWWIRQSIERALVNQSRTIRLPVHVSDDINKMLRLTRELMQKMNREPSVKEVAAAMEVNSAYVRRLMVLLKKTYSIERPMGENNDYFLIDTIEDTSTVSPATLLEDQNKHHLVLEWFETLSENEKSILTKRFGLDDKEPETLDTIGRSVGVTRERIRQIEAKSLEKLRKLAEATELKLP; encoded by the coding sequence ATGGCGAGTGATGATCTGATCAAGGATTTCGAGGAGGAGCCGAGCGGCCCCTCCGAGATCTTCCTTGATGCTGAGCCGGACTCTCTAGAGTTCGAGGCTGAAGAAGAAGCTGAAGAAGCAGAAGAAGAGGAGATCAAGGTCCCGGAAGTTGAGCATTTTGACGATGCCATCAAGCTGTACCTCCGGGAGATCCAGAAAACGAAGCTGCTTACTGCCGACGAAGAGAAAGAGCTTGCCGCACGGATCTCGCGGGGGGACAAGGCTGCCCGTGACCGGATGATCGAATCGAACCTGCGGCTGGTAGTCAAGATCGCCAAACGGTATATCAATCGCGGACTTCCCTTTCTCGATCTGATCGAGGAAGGAAACATGGGGCTCATCAAGGCCGTCGAGCGGTTCAAGCTGTCCAAGGAGTGCCGTTTTTCCACCTATGCCACCTGGTGGATCAGGCAATCGATCGAGCGGGCCCTGGTCAACCAGTCGCGCACCATCAGGCTGCCGGTTCACGTTTCCGACGACATCAACAAGATGCTTCGACTCACCCGCGAACTGATGCAGAAGATGAACCGTGAGCCGTCGGTAAAGGAAGTGGCTGCGGCCATGGAGGTAAACTCCGCCTATGTCCGGAGACTGATGGTCCTTTTGAAAAAGACCTATTCCATCGAGCGGCCGATGGGGGAGAATAACGACTATTTCCTCATCGACACCATCGAGGACACCTCGACCGTGTCGCCGGCGACCCTCCTGGAGGACCAGAACAAGCATCACCTGGTTCTGGAGTGGTTCGAGACCCTCTCCGAGAACGAAAAGAGCATACTGACAAAACGTTTCGGGCTGGACGACAAAGAGCCCGAGACCCTCGACACCATCGGTCGCAGTGTCGGGGTAACCCGCGAGCGTATCCGCCAGATCGAGGCAAAGTCCTTGGAAAAGCTGCGCAAGCTGGCTGAGGCGACTGAGCTCAAATTACCGTAA
- a CDS encoding adenine phosphoribosyltransferase, with translation MDELKNIIRDIPDFPKKGIIFKDITTLLADAKSYQRMIDLLAHRYIGQRIDKVVGVEARGFLIGAALAYKLGAGIVLVRKPGKLPSETFKKSYDLEYGTDTLEIHTDAITRGERILIADDLLATGGTMGAVVDMVSSLGGELVECCFMAELEFLHGRKKLPEGKVFSLLQF, from the coding sequence ATGGATGAATTGAAGAACATCATCAGGGATATCCCTGATTTCCCTAAAAAGGGGATTATTTTCAAGGACATCACGACCCTTTTGGCTGATGCCAAATCGTACCAGCGGATGATCGACCTGCTGGCACACCGCTATATCGGCCAGCGGATCGACAAGGTAGTCGGTGTCGAGGCCCGTGGATTCCTGATCGGTGCTGCCCTGGCCTATAAGCTCGGTGCCGGCATCGTGCTGGTCCGCAAGCCGGGCAAGCTCCCCTCGGAAACCTTCAAGAAGAGTTACGACCTGGAATATGGCACCGATACCCTGGAGATCCACACCGACGCCATTACGCGCGGCGAGCGGATCCTCATTGCCGATGACCTCCTGGCAACCGGCGGCACCATGGGCGCCGTGGTGGACATGGTGAGCAGCCTGGGTGGGGAACTGGTGGAATGCTGCTTCATGGCTGAGCTGGAATTCCTCCATGGCAGGAAGAAGCTCCCTGAAGGGAAGGTCTTTTCCCTGTTGCAGTTCTGA
- a CDS encoding nucleotidyltransferase domain-containing protein — protein MVTISDSIINQMTECIVKEVNPVRIILFGSIARGQAHEGSDVDLLVIEDAPFGEGRSRFRETGRINRALAGFGVAKDILVYSIDEIERWRNSLNHVVAHALREGRDLYVRP, from the coding sequence ATGGTTACCATTAGCGACAGCATTATCAACCAGATGACCGAATGTATTGTCAAGGAGGTCAATCCCGTGCGGATTATTCTTTTTGGCTCAATAGCCCGTGGTCAAGCTCACGAAGGTTCAGATGTCGATCTGCTGGTTATCGAAGATGCTCCGTTTGGAGAAGGGAGAAGCCGTTTCCGCGAGACAGGCCGTATCAACAGGGCGCTTGCCGGTTTCGGCGTTGCCAAGGACATTCTGGTCTACTCGATTGATGAGATTGAACGCTGGCGCAATTCCCTGAACCATGTGGTGGCCCATGCATTGCGGGAAGGGAGGGATTTGTATGTCCGACCTTGA
- a CDS encoding protein-L-isoaspartate(D-aspartate) O-methyltransferase yields MNFEIARKRMVDSQLVARGVKDKRVIDAMLKVPRHLFVEEAMAAQAYSDSPLPIGDKQTISQPYMVALMTELMELTGSERVLEIGTGSGYQAAILATLANRVYTVERFRSLAMRARKVLDSLGLLNISLKIGDGSEGWEEEAPFDAIMVTAGAPEIPQSLLKQLAIGGRLVIPVGNQYEQVLLRVTRTVDSFITEQSVGCRFVKLVGKSGWSIDD; encoded by the coding sequence ATGAATTTTGAAATTGCCAGAAAGAGGATGGTCGACTCACAACTCGTTGCCCGGGGGGTCAAGGATAAACGGGTGATAGACGCAATGCTGAAGGTTCCCCGGCACCTCTTTGTCGAAGAGGCCATGGCTGCCCAGGCCTACAGCGATTCCCCCTTGCCAATCGGCGATAAGCAGACCATTTCCCAACCGTATATGGTTGCTCTGATGACCGAACTCATGGAACTCACGGGGTCGGAAAGGGTTCTCGAAATCGGCACCGGTTCGGGCTATCAGGCTGCCATTCTTGCGACGCTCGCCAACCGCGTCTACACGGTGGAACGTTTTCGCAGCCTTGCCATGCGTGCCCGCAAGGTGCTCGACAGTCTTGGCCTGCTCAACATAAGCCTGAAGATCGGCGATGGCAGCGAAGGATGGGAGGAAGAGGCCCCTTTTGACGCCATCATGGTCACCGCCGGCGCTCCGGAAATACCGCAGTCCCTGCTGAAACAGCTTGCCATCGGAGGCCGTCTGGTGATACCGGTAGGGAACCAATATGAACAAGTGCTGTTACGGGTGACCAGAACAGTCGATAGTTTTATTACAGAACAGTCTGTGGGGTGCCGATTCGTAAAACTGGTCGGGAAGTCCGGCTGGAGCATTGACGATTGA